A stretch of the Actinomyces qiguomingii genome encodes the following:
- a CDS encoding aldo/keto reductase — translation MEYTKLGTTDITIPRLCIGGMSFGRVFPDFHQWVIDQSATQAVIARALELGVNFIDTANVYARGTSEEFIGASLKNLGVKREDVVLASKVYFNEGHLSREAINREIEGTLERLGTDYLDLYIIHRFDYDTPVEETMEALDGLVKAGKVRALGASAMYGYQLHNLQAAADAGGWTRFASMQNHYNLLYREDERELIPVCDQYGMSLTPYSPLASGHLTRPTWDSESVRSATDGTMRAKYDRDREIDMPIIERVAETAEKHDVPMADVALAWHWARGVDAPIVGCSRPSRVDDAVRALDLKLTEEEIAYLEEPYRPHELVGPLARPGDKPLAGATASK, via the coding sequence ATGGAGTACACCAAGCTCGGAACCACGGACATCACCATCCCCCGCCTGTGCATCGGCGGCATGAGCTTCGGGAGGGTCTTCCCCGACTTCCACCAGTGGGTCATCGACCAGAGCGCCACCCAGGCGGTCATCGCCCGCGCCCTGGAGCTCGGCGTGAACTTCATCGACACCGCCAACGTCTACGCCCGCGGCACCAGCGAGGAGTTCATCGGCGCCTCCCTGAAGAACCTCGGCGTCAAGCGGGAGGACGTGGTACTCGCCTCCAAGGTCTACTTCAACGAGGGGCACCTGTCCCGGGAAGCGATCAACCGGGAGATCGAGGGGACCCTGGAGCGCCTGGGCACCGACTACCTGGACCTGTACATCATCCACCGCTTCGACTACGACACCCCGGTCGAGGAGACCATGGAGGCGCTGGACGGCCTGGTGAAGGCGGGCAAGGTCCGCGCCCTGGGCGCCTCGGCCATGTACGGCTACCAGCTGCACAACCTGCAGGCGGCGGCCGACGCGGGCGGCTGGACTCGCTTCGCCTCCATGCAGAACCACTACAACCTGCTCTACCGTGAGGACGAGCGCGAGCTGATCCCCGTGTGTGACCAGTACGGGATGTCGCTCACCCCGTACAGTCCGCTCGCCTCCGGTCACCTGACCCGCCCCACCTGGGACTCCGAGTCGGTGCGTTCGGCCACCGATGGCACTATGCGCGCCAAGTACGACCGCGACCGCGAAATCGACATGCCCATCATCGAGCGCGTGGCCGAGACCGCGGAGAAGCACGACGTTCCCATGGCGGATGTGGCACTGGCCTGGCACTGGGCACGGGGCGTGGACGCACCGATCGTCGGCTGCTCGCGGCCCAGCCGGGTCGACGACGCCGTGCGCGCCCTAGACCTCAAGCTCACCGAGGAGGAGATCGCCTACCTGGAGGAGCCGTACCGGCCTCACGAGCTGGTCGGCCCGCTCGCCCGCCCCGGCGACAAGCCCCTCGCCGGCGCAACCGCGAGCAAGTGA
- a CDS encoding ATP-binding protein, with product MRGFFQKRSVAMYIPREVEDTVDSILSQGKVLLVTGARQVGKTTMLKRHLSPAFDYVSLENPLDYVTARTDALLFFQSHDIPLLIDEVQRVPELFSTVKFIVDQSDARGQIVLTGSQTYQLMQGVSDSLAGRIRIIEMGGFSLRELVGSTGKGAYVPTRLKQSEVRAVPDGFDLWTHIHRGSMPELQDASQDWDTFYADYVRTYLERDVRDLVNVSDEMKFYNFMVACAARSGQLFNASAVAGVAEVDRKTVKAWLSVLQASGIVRILRPFWSNVDKRLTKTPKLYFMDTGLVCHLTRWTTPDALRNGAAAGHVFETFVVSEVLKSYMNAGANLHDVWFYRDQKKREIDLVIQQGHVLHPVEVKLGVQIGAEATKSFSRLERITGYEFGFGHVICQTREPYPITRDIQAVPVWAI from the coding sequence ATGAGAGGCTTCTTCCAAAAGAGGAGCGTTGCCATGTACATTCCGCGCGAGGTCGAGGACACCGTTGACTCAATACTGTCTCAGGGCAAGGTGCTCCTTGTGACGGGAGCTCGTCAAGTGGGTAAGACCACCATGCTAAAGAGGCACCTCAGCCCTGCATTCGACTACGTCTCTCTTGAGAACCCCCTGGACTACGTCACAGCCAGAACCGACGCGCTCCTGTTCTTCCAGAGCCACGACATACCCCTCCTCATCGACGAGGTGCAACGCGTCCCCGAGCTGTTCAGCACCGTCAAGTTCATCGTGGATCAGTCCGACGCGCGTGGACAGATCGTCCTAACGGGCTCACAGACATACCAACTCATGCAAGGCGTCAGCGACTCCCTGGCTGGCCGTATCAGAATCATCGAAATGGGCGGCTTCTCCCTGAGGGAGCTGGTCGGCTCCACCGGGAAGGGAGCCTACGTACCAACCAGACTCAAGCAGTCAGAGGTGCGAGCCGTCCCCGACGGCTTCGACCTCTGGACCCACATCCATCGCGGCTCCATGCCCGAGCTGCAGGACGCCTCCCAAGACTGGGACACCTTCTACGCAGACTATGTCAGGACCTACCTCGAACGCGACGTCCGCGACCTCGTCAACGTCAGTGATGAGATGAAGTTCTACAACTTCATGGTCGCCTGTGCGGCGCGCTCCGGACAGCTGTTCAATGCCTCCGCCGTCGCCGGAGTGGCCGAGGTAGACCGTAAGACCGTCAAGGCATGGCTGTCCGTGCTCCAGGCGTCGGGCATTGTCCGTATCTTGCGGCCGTTCTGGTCCAACGTCGACAAGCGGCTCACCAAGACCCCGAAGCTGTATTTCATGGACACGGGCCTGGTCTGTCATCTCACGCGTTGGACGACGCCGGACGCGTTGCGCAACGGCGCCGCGGCCGGACACGTCTTCGAGACATTCGTCGTATCCGAGGTGCTGAAGAGCTACATGAACGCCGGGGCGAATCTCCATGATGTGTGGTTCTACCGTGACCAGAAGAAACGCGAGATCGACTTGGTGATCCAGCAAGGGCATGTCCTGCACCCCGTGGAGGTCAAGCTGGGCGTGCAGATCGGCGCAGAAGCTACCAAGAGCTTCTCGCGTCTTGAGCGTATTACGGGCTATGAGTTCGGCTTCGGGCACGTTATCTGCCAGACGAGGGAGCCCTACCCCATTACGCGCGACATACAGGCGGTACCCGTCTGGGCGATCTAG
- a CDS encoding ATP-binding protein, translating to MRYLPRLADDLLGEALAISGAVQVRGPKWCGKTATSLQQAGSVIYLQDPDHSRSYLALADAKPSALLEGKTPRLIDEWQMAPQLWDAIRFAVDRRGEPGQFILTGSSTPTVQGMHSGVGRIASLVMRTMTLFESEESAGQVSLKALFDGETEIAGVATLDVEDMARVLCRGGWPAAVTAGAAAPVGRLARNYVEGLVDSDVARMDGVARNATRMRVLMRAYARHVSTQASQATIAADLAVDEASMAPNTVSDYLDALARAYVIEDLPAWNPALRSKTAIRTSPTRHFVDPSIGAAVMRWTPADLLRDFETFGLQFESLCVRDLRVYAEANDGTLFHYRDKTGLEADAVVVLADGRWAPVEVKLGSAQLDDAAAHLRRLRDRVDLDRMGEPSFLAVITAGSTAYRRDDGVFVIPLACLRN from the coding sequence ATGCGCTATCTGCCACGACTCGCAGACGACCTGCTTGGCGAGGCCCTGGCGATCAGCGGTGCGGTGCAGGTCAGGGGGCCGAAGTGGTGCGGTAAAACCGCTACCTCCTTACAACAGGCCGGCAGCGTCATCTACCTCCAGGATCCTGACCACAGCCGGTCCTACCTCGCGCTCGCGGATGCAAAGCCCTCCGCGCTGCTGGAAGGAAAAACGCCGCGACTCATAGACGAGTGGCAGATGGCGCCGCAGCTGTGGGACGCGATCCGCTTCGCCGTCGACCGTCGCGGCGAGCCGGGGCAGTTCATACTCACCGGCTCATCCACGCCGACTGTACAGGGCATGCATTCCGGCGTTGGGAGGATTGCCTCCCTGGTCATGCGGACCATGACGCTGTTCGAGTCGGAGGAGTCCGCTGGGCAGGTGTCTCTAAAGGCGCTTTTTGACGGAGAAACGGAGATCGCCGGTGTCGCCACGCTTGACGTGGAAGACATGGCAAGGGTGCTCTGCCGCGGCGGCTGGCCTGCCGCCGTCACCGCAGGCGCAGCGGCGCCGGTCGGACGCCTGGCAAGGAACTACGTTGAGGGCCTGGTCGACTCCGACGTAGCCCGCATGGACGGGGTGGCCCGGAACGCCACCCGCATGCGTGTGCTCATGCGCGCCTATGCGCGCCACGTCTCCACTCAGGCCTCACAGGCCACGATCGCGGCCGACCTAGCGGTTGATGAAGCCTCCATGGCACCCAACACGGTAAGCGACTACCTCGACGCGTTGGCGCGCGCCTACGTGATCGAGGATCTGCCCGCATGGAACCCTGCGCTGCGTTCGAAGACCGCGATCAGAACCAGCCCGACCCGTCACTTCGTGGACCCGTCGATCGGTGCTGCCGTCATGCGCTGGACTCCGGCTGACCTGTTGCGTGACTTCGAGACCTTCGGACTGCAGTTCGAATCGCTGTGCGTGCGCGACCTAAGGGTCTACGCCGAAGCCAACGACGGGACGCTCTTCCACTACCGTGACAAGACCGGCCTAGAGGCGGACGCCGTCGTGGTCCTCGCTGACGGACGGTGGGCGCCGGTCGAGGTGAAACTCGGTTCCGCGCAGCTTGACGATGCTGCTGCCCACCTGCGTCGCCTGCGGGACCGTGTGGACTTGGACCGAATGGGCGAGCCGTCCTTCCTTGCGGTGATCACCGCTGGATCCACCGCTTACCGCCGAGATGACGGCGTCTTCGTCATCCCCCTGGCATGTCTGCGCAACTGA
- a CDS encoding helix-turn-helix transcriptional regulator, producing the protein MAQRVIVTRQAVSRWETGATTPGIDMCKLLAAALDVPVTRLLEAPPGPHCQSCGMPIPKDEQHGTCGAGRSDLA; encoded by the coding sequence CTGGCACAGCGGGTCATAGTCACCCGGCAGGCGGTCTCGCGCTGGGAGACCGGCGCCACCACCCCTGGTATCGACATGTGCAAACTGCTGGCCGCCGCGCTGGACGTGCCGGTAACGCGTCTGCTCGAGGCGCCGCCCGGACCCCACTGCCAGAGCTGCGGCATGCCTATCCCAAAGGACGAGCAACACGGCACCTGCGGCGCTGGCAGAAGTGATTTGGCGTGA
- a CDS encoding ATP-binding protein, which produces MTDTSYRPRVVDALISEILGYSGGLLIEGVRACGKTMTGRQHAASEVALDSGLPQIRAALDLDPALLLEGDTPRLIDEWQLAPDLWNAVRREVDSRQRPGQFILTGSSVPAEDATRHSGAHRISRVRLRPMTLFERGLGTGKVSLAALFDGEAPAPALDSGTSVREALDALVHGGWPGDVDATTAQAQRHLRDYAEDVVNIDMGRLDGEPRRDPIRLRALLRSLARHIATEASFTTIARDVTTQALSAETAASYVNALRRLFIVEEQPAWAPHLRSRYAVRTSSKLHFVDPALAAAITGTSAERLMQDLETAGLWFESQVVQHLRTFAELRGGRVYHYRDKSGKEADAVVEFDDGRWAAFEVKLGQRQIAKAQDSLAAFVADIDTRRTPAPVFTAVVTADGPTMKLPDGVLTFPLKALCP; this is translated from the coding sequence ATGACCGATACGAGCTACCGTCCTCGCGTCGTTGACGCACTCATTAGCGAGATCCTGGGCTATTCGGGCGGGCTTCTCATTGAAGGCGTGCGCGCCTGCGGCAAGACCATGACCGGACGGCAGCATGCGGCATCCGAGGTCGCCCTGGATTCGGGTCTGCCGCAGATTCGCGCCGCGCTCGACCTCGATCCTGCGTTGCTGCTGGAGGGTGATACTCCCAGACTGATAGACGAGTGGCAGCTGGCGCCGGACCTGTGGAATGCGGTACGGCGGGAGGTCGACTCCAGGCAACGGCCTGGACAGTTCATACTCACCGGTTCCTCGGTTCCCGCCGAGGATGCTACGCGGCATTCTGGGGCCCACCGGATCTCCAGGGTGCGCCTGCGGCCGATGACCCTGTTCGAGCGGGGCCTGGGTACAGGGAAGGTCTCGTTGGCGGCACTATTCGACGGCGAGGCGCCGGCGCCTGCGCTTGACTCCGGCACGAGCGTCCGAGAGGCGCTGGACGCACTGGTCCACGGCGGCTGGCCGGGCGACGTCGATGCCACCACTGCGCAGGCGCAGCGGCATCTGCGCGACTATGCGGAGGATGTCGTCAACATCGACATGGGGCGGCTCGATGGGGAGCCGCGTCGCGATCCGATCAGGTTACGTGCGCTTTTGCGCTCTCTGGCGCGCCATATTGCCACCGAGGCGTCGTTCACCACCATCGCGAGGGACGTGACGACTCAGGCGCTCAGCGCAGAGACCGCCGCGAGCTATGTCAACGCCCTTAGGCGGCTCTTCATTGTCGAAGAGCAGCCCGCGTGGGCTCCGCACCTGCGCTCGCGCTACGCGGTGCGCACCTCATCAAAACTCCATTTCGTGGATCCCGCCCTGGCTGCAGCCATCACCGGGACCTCGGCAGAGCGCCTGATGCAAGACCTGGAGACCGCCGGGTTGTGGTTCGAGTCCCAGGTTGTGCAACATCTGCGTACCTTCGCTGAGTTGCGGGGTGGGCGTGTATACCACTACCGGGACAAGTCGGGAAAGGAGGCCGACGCCGTCGTCGAGTTCGATGACGGGCGCTGGGCTGCGTTTGAGGTCAAATTGGGGCAGCGACAGATAGCGAAGGCCCAGGACTCCCTGGCCGCGTTCGTGGCGGATATTGACACTCGACGTACGCCCGCACCGGTCTTCACCGCCGTCGTGACTGCGGACGGGCCCACCATGAAGCTACCCGACGGCGTCCTCACCTTTCCCCTGAAGGCCTTGTGCCCGTGA
- a CDS encoding GNAT family N-acetyltransferase, which yields MVIIEDDAVAIRPLRPEETPLLEDFLLEAVYVPEDFTGQVPRSVIYEDPKCRAHFEGFGTLPDDRALVAEVNGRVVGACWVRTTEGYGHLDASTPAFSISLYREYRGRGIGTRLLRRMLQELREDGYARASLGVAKANRAVRLYERMGFRIVGDGVDETEWLMVCDLQDAPAGPR from the coding sequence ATGGTGATCATCGAAGACGATGCCGTCGCGATTCGGCCGCTGCGGCCCGAGGAGACGCCCCTGTTGGAGGACTTCCTGCTGGAGGCCGTTTACGTGCCCGAGGACTTCACCGGGCAGGTGCCGCGCAGCGTGATCTACGAGGACCCCAAGTGCCGCGCCCACTTCGAGGGCTTCGGAACGCTTCCGGATGATCGGGCACTGGTTGCGGAAGTGAACGGCCGGGTGGTGGGCGCCTGCTGGGTACGCACCACAGAGGGATACGGCCACCTGGACGCCTCCACACCGGCCTTCTCGATCTCCCTGTACCGGGAGTATCGGGGCCGGGGTATTGGCACGCGCCTGCTGCGCCGCATGCTCCAGGAGCTGCGGGAGGACGGCTACGCGCGCGCCTCCCTCGGAGTCGCCAAGGCCAACCGGGCCGTGCGCCTGTATGAGCGAATGGGCTTCCGCATCGTGGGTGACGGCGTCGACGAGACCGAATGGCTGATGGTGTGCGATCTCCAAGACGCGCCCGCTGGCCCGCGGTAG
- a CDS encoding Fic family protein, translating to MPNEVSGMPTTPPEDVPEAMGALLARYRPARRHTLEEIIDMHVRFERIHPFQDGNGRVGRLIMLGECLASGVVPFVITDDMKASYYRGLREWDSQPGFLLETCRGAQDRFKRHLDYFRIPYTG from the coding sequence GTGCCCAACGAGGTCTCCGGGATGCCGACGACGCCGCCCGAGGACGTGCCTGAGGCGATGGGTGCGCTCCTGGCCCGCTATCGTCCGGCTCGGCGCCACACCCTGGAGGAGATCATTGACATGCACGTGCGCTTCGAGCGCATCCACCCCTTCCAGGACGGCAACGGCCGGGTCGGGAGGCTGATCATGCTGGGTGAGTGTTTGGCAAGTGGCGTCGTGCCCTTCGTCATCACCGACGATATGAAAGCCTCCTACTACCGGGGCCTGCGCGAGTGGGATTCGCAGCCCGGATTCCTGTTGGAGACCTGCCGTGGCGCGCAGGACCGCTTCAAACGGCACCTCGACTACTTCCGCATCCCCTACACCGGCTGA